Within the Luteimonas sp. JM171 genome, the region GCCGGATGGTCCCAGCCCGGGCGCGGGGCGAAGCGCTCGCCGTACTTGCCCTGCAGCGCCTTCAGCCTGTCGAGCAGCTTGTCGGCGCCGGTGTCGCGGATGTGCTGGATCGGGCCGCCGCGGAACGGCGCGAACCCGGTGCCGAAGATCACGCCCGCATCCAGCAGGTCGGCGTCGTCCACCACGCCCTCGGCCAGCGCCGCGACGGCCTCGTTGAGCAGGGCCAGCACCAGCCGGTCCTCAAGGTCGTCGGGAGCCACGTAGTCCTTGGGCAGTTCCGGCTTCTTCGGCTTGCCGTCCTCCCAGGCATACAGGCCCTGGCCGTCCTTCTTGCCGCGCTTGCCCTGTTCGGGCGGCTCGGCGAGGGCGGCCGGGATCTCCAGGCCCAGGAACGGCGCGAGCTCGCCGGCCACGCCCGCGGCCACGTCCAGGCCCACGGTGTCGATCAGCTCGATCGGCCCCATCGGCATGCCGAACTTCACCGCTGCGCGGTCGATCGCAGGCCCCGGGATGCCCTCCGCATACGCGGTCGCCGCTTCCAGCATGTACGGGAACAGGAGCCGGTTGACCAGGAAGCCGGGCGTGCCCGCCACCGGCACCGGCAGCTTGCCGATCGCACGGCAGAAGCCGGCCAGCCGCTCCTGGGTTTCAGGCGCCATGGCGTCGTGGCGGACAATCTCCACCAGCGGCATCAGCGCCACCGGATTGAAGTAGTGCAGGCCAGCGAAGCGCGCCGGGCGCTGGAGGCCGCTCGCGAGCGTGTCCAGCGGGATCGATGAGGTATTGGTGGCCAGCAGTGCGTCCGCGCCCAGGTCCGGCTCCACCTGCGCATACAGGCCGCGCTTGGCATCCGCGTCCTCGATGATCGCCTCGATCACCAGGTCGGCCGTGGCCACCGCCTTGCCTTCCAGGTCGCCCCTGAGGCGCGCCGCGACCTCCGGGCGTTTGGATTCGTCCTTGACCTTCTTCGCAAACAGGGCCTGGGCGCGCTCGAGCGCCTGGTCGATGTAGGACTGCTCGCGGTCCTGCACGGTGACCTCGAAACCCCTGTAGGCCGCCCAGGCGGCGATGTCGCCGCCCATCACCCCGGCACCCACCACGTGCACCCTGCCGATGCCATGGTCGTGCCCGCCCAGGGACTTCAGGCGCTCCTGCAAAAAGTACACGCGGGTCAGGTTGCGCGCGGTTGGCGTGCCCGCCAGCTTGACGACCGAGCGGCGCTCGGCGTCCAGGCGTGATTGCAGGCCACCGCCACTGCGGCGCCAGGTCTCGATCAGCAGGTAAGGTGCGGGGTAATGGTCCTTGCGCGCCTTGCGGGCCACCTGCTTGACCAGCACGGGCGCCAGCACCTGCCGTACCGGCCAGATGTTGGTGGCCCAGCCCAGGAAGCGCTGCTTGAACGGACGCGTGGCGCCCTTGAGCGCAAGCGCCGCCGCCGCATCCTCCAGCAGCGCCGGCTCGGCCACCTTGTCCACCAGGCCGATGTTGCGCGCGGCCTTCGCTGACAGGGCGCGGCCGGTAAGCATCATGTCGAACGCGGCCGGCGCGCCGACCAGGCGCGGCAGCCGCACGCTCCCGCCCCAGCCCGGATAGATCCCGAGTTTCACCTCGGGCAGGCCGATGCGGGTGGACTCGTCGCTGCTGGCCACGCGCCAATCGCAGGCCAGCGCGATCTCGGTGCCGCCGCCCATGCAGAACCCGTGGATCGCGGCCACGGTGGGGCAGGGCAGGTCCGCCAGGCGCTGGAACACCTGCTGGCCGCGACGGATGGAATCGCCGATCGTGCCCTTGGCGTCGAACTCGCGGAATTCGCGGATGTCCGCCCCGGCGATGAAGCCTTTCTGCTTGGCCGAGCGCAGCACCAGGGCCCGGGGCGGATCGAGCGCCAGCCGCTCGAGCATGCCGTCCAGCTCGATCAGCACGTCCTGGGAGAACGTGTTGACGGACTCGCCCTGGCGATCGAACGCCAGGACCAGCACGCCGTCCTCGCGCAGGTCGGCTTTCCAGTGGCTGAAGCGCAGTCCGTCGAGGCCTGCAATCATGCGACACCATCCGTTAGGGTACGGGAAGCCGCCTATCATCCAGAGGTCGTTCGTCCTGCGTCAAATCCCGCGCATGGCCTCCGCGGCGGCGGCCGGGGCTTGCCGGGAGCCGGTCCCGCCCCCAGATCCGGGTATCGACGCGCACGAAAGGAGCCCGGCCCGTGGCCGACAACGACCCGCAGCAGCTGGACAACGAACTGGTCAAGCGCGTGCAGCGCGGCGACGACGCCGCGTTCGACCTGCTGGTGCGCAAGTACCAGCACCGCATCGCGGCGCTGATCGGGCGCTACGTCAATGACTGGAGCGAGTGCCAGGACATTGCCCAGGAAACATTCATCCGCGCCTACCGCGCGATCGGGAACTTCCGCGGGGACGCCCAGTTCTATACCTGGCTGCACCGGATCGCGGTCAACACCGCCAAGAACCACCTGGTGGCGATGGGCCGGCGTCCGCCGGGCGCGGACATCGATGTCGCCGATGCCGAGCAGTTCGACTCGGGCATCCGCCTGCGCGACACCGACACCCCGGAGCGGGAAATGATGCGCCGGCAGATGGAACAAACGGTGCTGCGCGCGGTCGAAGGATTGCCCGAGGAGCTGCGGGTCGCGATCACCCTGCGGGAGGTCGACGGCCTGAGCTACGAGGAGATTGCCCAACGGATGGATTGCCCGGTCGGAACGGTGCGCTCGCGCATCTTCCGCGCCCGCGAGGCGATCGACCAGGAACTCAAGCCCCTGATGGATGGGGAAACAAGCGCGGAGCGTGCGACCCGATGATGCAGAGCGAAGACAGCGACAACCTCCAGATCGTGCCCGACCCGGACAAGCTCGAGCGGTACCACCGCCAGCAGCTCTCGGCGATGCTCGATGGCGAGCTGTCGCCGGACCAGGCGCGCTTCATGCTGCGCCGCCTGCAGCACGACACCGACCTGGCCGGCTGCTGGGAGCGCTGGCAGGTCTGCGGCGACGTGCTGCGCGGCCACCACCATGCGCTGCTGCCGCCGGATTTCGCCGGGCGCGTGTCCGCCGCCATCGCCGGCGACCGGTCCCCCGTGCAGGCGCGCGCGCGCAACGGCGCGCCGCGGCTGCTGCGCTGGGGCGGTGGCGCCGCTCTCGCGGCATCGGTGGCCATGGCCGCGCTGCTGGTTGGACGCCAGGGCACGGTGGAGCCCGGCCAGGTGCCGCCCCAGGCCCTGCCTGCGCTGGCGGCAGGAGGCCAGGCGGCGGTCCCGGAGGCCGCAGTTCCCGTCCCGGTCGAACCCGCGCCCGAGACCACGCCGGCCGCGCCGGCCGTGACCGCGCTGGCGGCCGCGGATGCGACGCGCCGGATTTCCCGGGCGCGCGCCGCCACCCGGGCCGCTGTGCCTGCCGATGGCGCGCGTGCCTCCAGTCAAAGCCCAGCTGCGCCGCAGCTGGTGGCGGTGACCGCCGATGCGCCGGCAGTCGTGGCCGACGCCGCGCCTGCCATGGAACGGGCGGTGGCCGACGCTGCGCCGGCGTTGGCGCCCCCAGCCGGTGAGGGCATCGGGTCCGATCCCTTCCGGGCCCTGCCCATGACCGTGGCCAGCCGGCCCTGGCCGCGCGCGGCCGCAGGCGCCGGGGAGCGCTACAGCGTCGGCTTTGGCGGCGCGTTCCAGGAGCCGCCAGCGTGGGCGAAACCCCTGGGCCCGATGCGCCCGGGCGCCCTTGAGCTGTTTGGGCTGCCCGGCAGCCCGGCGCCGCGCCTGACCGGCGCCACCGCCATCGGCGCCCGCCCGGTGCCCGTCCAGGGCCCGGATGCGCCGGCCGCGGCGGCCGACCCGCGCTGATCACACGGCGGGCCACCGCCCGCCCCACATACTCACCAGGATTGGACTGTCGAGGATTGCACGCTGATGAAAGCACCCATTCCCGCCCTTGCACTCGTGTTGGTTACCGCCGCGGCCACCGCTGCGGTGATGCTGCCTTCTGCCACCGCCGAGCCTGCGCCGCAGCAGGCCACCACCGCGCCCGCCACCGCCGCGCCGGCGCCGGAGCTGGTGACGGGGCTGCCCGACTTCACCCGGCTGGTTGAACAGGTCGGCCCCGGGGTGGTGAGCATCGAGGCGGTGATCACCATGCGCACCGCCCAGCGCGGGCCGCGCTCGGCGCCGCCGGAGGAGATGTTCCCCGAGATCTTCCGGCGCTTCTTCGGCCCGGGGTTTCCGTTCGGGGGCCAGCCTGGCGACCCGGGCGCACCGGTGCCGCGCGGCATGTCCATGGGCACGGGGTTTTTGATCAGCGAGGACGGCTACCTGCTCACCAACCACCACGTGGTGGCCAACGCCGAGGAGGTGCGGGTGCGGCTGCATGACCACCGCCAGTTCGAGGCGGAGGTGGTGGGCAGCGACGAGCAGTCCGACGTTGCCGTGCTCAAGATCGAGGCCGACGACCTGACCGTGCTGCGGCCGGGCGATGCCAGCGACGTGCGCCCCGGGCAGTGGGCGGTGGCGATCGGGTCGCCCTTTGGCCTGGAGCAGTCGGTGACGGCGGGCATCGTCAGCGCCGTGGGGCGTGCCAACCGTTACTCGCCGCAGCAGCAGTACGTGCCCTTCATCCAGACCGACGTGGCCATCAACCGCGGCAATTCCGGCGGCCCGCTGCTCAACACGCGCGGCGAGGTGATCGGGATCAACTCCCAGATCTTCAGCAACAGCGGTGGCTACCAGGGCGTGAGCTTCGCGATCCCCATCGACATCGCCATGAACGTGGCCGAGCAGATCAAGGACACCGGCAGCGTGCAGCGCGGCCTGATCGGCGTCACCGTCGGCGCGGTCACGCGCGAGATCATGGCCGGTTTCGATCTGCCGGACACGCGCGGAGCGCTGGTCAACGGCATCCAGCCGGGCAGCCCCGCCGAGGATGCCGGCATCGAGATCGGCGACGTCATCCGCGCGGTGGACGGCACCCCCATCGTGCGCGCCAGCGACCTCCCGCCGATCGTGGGCAACATGGCCCCGGGCACCCGCGTGCAGCTCGAGGTGTTCCGCGAAGGCCGCACCCGCAACTTCACCGTCACCCTGGCGAGCCTGGACAGCGCCACTGGGGCCAGCCAGCCCGCGCGCCCGGGCGCGGGCCGCGACCGGGGGGCCGCCCAGGCACAGTCCAGCAACCCGCTCGGGCTGTCCGCGCAGGACCTGACCGATGCCCAGCGCCGGCAGGCCGGCCTGCCGGACGGGGAGGGCGTGCGCATCACCGCCGTCGACGGCCAGGCGGCCCGCAACGCGGGCATCTTCCCGGGCGACGTGATCTCACGCGTGGGGCGCTCGGTGGTGGGCAGCGCCGCAGACCTTGACCGCCTGCTGCGGGACGTCAAGCCGGGCCAGACGGTGATGCTGCTGCGCCATCGCGGCGGCGCCACCGAGTTCGTCGCGGTGACCCTCGAAGCCAACGACTGAGCGTTCCCGGGCCGCGCCCGGCGGCCGCTTGCGGCAGCGCCCGTCCCGCGGGGCGGGCGCTGCGCTGTGCGATAATGCCGCGTTTTCCTGCCACGATGCGATAGCGACGCCGCCCCATGAGCGACCCGATGCGGAACATCCGCAACTTTTCCATCATTGCCCACGTCGACCACGGCAAGTCGACCCTGGCCGACCGCATCATCCAGATGTGCGGCGGGCTCACCGAGCGTGAGATGGAAGCCCAGGTGCTGGACAACAACCCCATCGAGCGCGAGCGGGGCATCACCATCAAGTCGCACTCGGTGTCGGTCCAGTACAAGGCGCTGGACGGCGAGACCTACCACCTCAACTTCATCGACACCCCCGGCCACGTCGACTTCAGCTACGAGGTCAGCCGCTCGCTGGCCGCCTGCGAGGGCGCGCTGCTGGTGGTGGACGCCGCCCAGGGCGTGGAGGCGCAGTCGGTGGCCAACTGCTACACCGCGGTGGAGCAGGGCCTTGAAGTGGTGCCGGTGCTGAACAAGATCGACCTGCCCACCGCCGACGTGGATCGGGTGAAGGAAGAGATCGAGGCGGTGATCGGCATCGACGCCTCGGATGCGTTGGCGGTAAGCGCCAAGACCGGCCTCAACATGCAGGACGTGCTGGAGGCCATCGTCACCCGCATCCCGCCCCCGCAGCGCGGCGACACCGACAAGCTGCAGGCGCTGATCATCGATTCCTGGTTCGACAACTACCTCGGGGTGGTGTCGCTGGTGCGGGTGGTGCAGGGCGAGATCAAGAGCGGCGACAAGCTGCTGGTGATGTCCACCGGCCGCACCCACCAGGTGGACGGCGTGGGCGTGTTCACGCCCAAGCGCAAGGTCACCGGCAGGCTGGGCGCGGGCGAGGTGGGCTGGGTCACGGCCAGCATCAAGGACGTCCACGGCGCCCCGGTGGGCGACACCCTGACCCTCGCCGGCGATCCGGCGGCCAAGCCGCTGCCGGGCTTCCAGGAAATGCAGCCGCGGGTGTTCGCCGGCCTGTTCCCGGTGGACGCCGACGACTACCCCGACCTGCGCGAGGCGCTGGACAAGCTGCGCCTGAACGATGCCGCCCTGCGCTTCGAGCCGGAGAGTTCGGAGGCCATGGGCTTCGGCTTCCGCTGCGGCTTCCTGGGCATGCTGCACATGGAGATCGTGCAGGAGCGCCTGGAGCGCGAGTACGACCTCAACCTCATCAACACCGCGCCGACGGTGGTGTACGAGGTGGTGCGGACCGATGGCGAGGTCGTGCCGCTCGACAACCCGGCCGACCTGCCGCCGGTGAACCAGATCGAGGAGATCCGCGAGCCGATCATCCGCGCCAACATCCTGACCCCGCCCGACCACGTCGGCAGCGTGATCACGCTGTGCGAGGAGAAGCGCGGCAGCCAGATCGGCATCCAGTACATGGGCAGCCAGGTGCAGGTGAGCTACGAGCTGCCGATGGCCGAGGTGGTGCTGGATTTCTTCGATCGCCTGAAGTCGGTCAGCCGCGGCTATGCGTCGCTGGACTACCATTTCGAGCGCTTCGAGGCCGGCCCGTTCGTGCGCGTGGACATCCTGATCAATGGCGACAAGGTCGACGCCCTGTCGATCATCGTCCACCGCATGCACGCCGACCGGCGCGGGCGCGAGCTGACCGAGAAGATGAAGGACCTGATCCCGCGCCAGCAGTTCGATGTCGCGATCCAGGCCGCGATCGGCTCGCAGATCATCGCCCGCACCACGGTCAAGGCGCTGCGCAAGAACGTGCTGGCCAAGTGCTATGGTGGCGACATTTCGCGCAAGAAGAAGCTTCTTGAAAAGCAGAAGGAAGGCAAGAAGCGGATGAAGCAGGTGGGTCGTGTCGAGATCCCGCAGGAAGCGTTCCTGGCGGTCTTGAACACCGGCAAGGACTAGCAGGCAGCTCAGGCTGGCTCCAAAGGAGCATCGATGAAATGGTTTGAAATCGGACTGGTCGTCCTGACCCTCGCGACCGGGATCATCTGGCTGCTGGACCGCCTTGTATTCGCCAAGCGGCGCGCCGCGCGCGCAGGCCTGCTGGAGGAAAAGGAGCCGGTCGTCGTCGACTACGCCCGGGCGTTTTTCCCGATCCTGGCGGTGGTGCTGGTGCTGCGCAGCTTCGTCGCCGAGCCGTTCCGCATCCCCTCCAGCTCGATGATGCCCACGCTGCTGATCGGCGACTTCATCCTCGTCAACAAGTTCTCCTACGGGCTGCGCCTGCCGATCACCAACAAGAAGGTGGTGTCGATCGGCGAGCCGCAGCGCGGCGACGTGGTGGTGTTCCGGCCGCCGCAGTATCCCGACCAGGACTGGATCAAGCGCGTGATCGGCGTGCCGGGCGACACCGTGCGCTATGAGGACAACACGGTGTACGTCAACGGCGAGCCCTTCCAGTACGTACCGGCCGGCCGCTACGAGGGCCGGGGCCGTGGCCAGGAGATGAGCGGCGCGCTGCTGTTCGACGAGTTGATCCCGGGCCGCGAGCGCGCCCACCAGGTGCTGGAAACCCAGCTTCCCATCCGCGATCCGGCCGAGGGCGAATGGACCGTCCCCGAAGGGCACTATTTCGTGATGGGCGACAACCGCGACAG harbors:
- a CDS encoding 3-hydroxyacyl-CoA dehydrogenase NAD-binding domain-containing protein, giving the protein MIAGLDGLRFSHWKADLREDGVLVLAFDRQGESVNTFSQDVLIELDGMLERLALDPPRALVLRSAKQKGFIAGADIREFREFDAKGTIGDSIRRGQQVFQRLADLPCPTVAAIHGFCMGGGTEIALACDWRVASSDESTRIGLPEVKLGIYPGWGGSVRLPRLVGAPAAFDMMLTGRALSAKAARNIGLVDKVAEPALLEDAAAALALKGATRPFKQRFLGWATNIWPVRQVLAPVLVKQVARKARKDHYPAPYLLIETWRRSGGGLQSRLDAERRSVVKLAGTPTARNLTRVYFLQERLKSLGGHDHGIGRVHVVGAGVMGGDIAAWAAYRGFEVTVQDREQSYIDQALERAQALFAKKVKDESKRPEVAARLRGDLEGKAVATADLVIEAIIEDADAKRGLYAQVEPDLGADALLATNTSSIPLDTLASGLQRPARFAGLHYFNPVALMPLVEIVRHDAMAPETQERLAGFCRAIGKLPVPVAGTPGFLVNRLLFPYMLEAATAYAEGIPGPAIDRAAVKFGMPMGPIELIDTVGLDVAAGVAGELAPFLGLEIPAALAEPPEQGKRGKKDGQGLYAWEDGKPKKPELPKDYVAPDDLEDRLVLALLNEAVAALAEGVVDDADLLDAGVIFGTGFAPFRGGPIQHIRDTGADKLLDRLKALQGKYGERFAPRPGWDHPALR
- the rpoE gene encoding RNA polymerase sigma factor RpoE, whose product is MADNDPQQLDNELVKRVQRGDDAAFDLLVRKYQHRIAALIGRYVNDWSECQDIAQETFIRAYRAIGNFRGDAQFYTWLHRIAVNTAKNHLVAMGRRPPGADIDVADAEQFDSGIRLRDTDTPEREMMRRQMEQTVLRAVEGLPEELRVAITLREVDGLSYEEIAQRMDCPVGTVRSRIFRAREAIDQELKPLMDGETSAERATR
- a CDS encoding RseA family anti-sigma factor, which encodes MMQSEDSDNLQIVPDPDKLERYHRQQLSAMLDGELSPDQARFMLRRLQHDTDLAGCWERWQVCGDVLRGHHHALLPPDFAGRVSAAIAGDRSPVQARARNGAPRLLRWGGGAALAASVAMAALLVGRQGTVEPGQVPPQALPALAAGGQAAVPEAAVPVPVEPAPETTPAAPAVTALAAADATRRISRARAATRAAVPADGARASSQSPAAPQLVAVTADAPAVVADAAPAMERAVADAAPALAPPAGEGIGSDPFRALPMTVASRPWPRAAAGAGERYSVGFGGAFQEPPAWAKPLGPMRPGALELFGLPGSPAPRLTGATAIGARPVPVQGPDAPAAAADPR
- a CDS encoding Do family serine endopeptidase — translated: MLPSATAEPAPQQATTAPATAAPAPELVTGLPDFTRLVEQVGPGVVSIEAVITMRTAQRGPRSAPPEEMFPEIFRRFFGPGFPFGGQPGDPGAPVPRGMSMGTGFLISEDGYLLTNHHVVANAEEVRVRLHDHRQFEAEVVGSDEQSDVAVLKIEADDLTVLRPGDASDVRPGQWAVAIGSPFGLEQSVTAGIVSAVGRANRYSPQQQYVPFIQTDVAINRGNSGGPLLNTRGEVIGINSQIFSNSGGYQGVSFAIPIDIAMNVAEQIKDTGSVQRGLIGVTVGAVTREIMAGFDLPDTRGALVNGIQPGSPAEDAGIEIGDVIRAVDGTPIVRASDLPPIVGNMAPGTRVQLEVFREGRTRNFTVTLASLDSATGASQPARPGAGRDRGAAQAQSSNPLGLSAQDLTDAQRRQAGLPDGEGVRITAVDGQAARNAGIFPGDVISRVGRSVVGSAADLDRLLRDVKPGQTVMLLRHRGGATEFVAVTLEAND
- the lepA gene encoding translation elongation factor 4 — protein: MRNIRNFSIIAHVDHGKSTLADRIIQMCGGLTEREMEAQVLDNNPIERERGITIKSHSVSVQYKALDGETYHLNFIDTPGHVDFSYEVSRSLAACEGALLVVDAAQGVEAQSVANCYTAVEQGLEVVPVLNKIDLPTADVDRVKEEIEAVIGIDASDALAVSAKTGLNMQDVLEAIVTRIPPPQRGDTDKLQALIIDSWFDNYLGVVSLVRVVQGEIKSGDKLLVMSTGRTHQVDGVGVFTPKRKVTGRLGAGEVGWVTASIKDVHGAPVGDTLTLAGDPAAKPLPGFQEMQPRVFAGLFPVDADDYPDLREALDKLRLNDAALRFEPESSEAMGFGFRCGFLGMLHMEIVQERLEREYDLNLINTAPTVVYEVVRTDGEVVPLDNPADLPPVNQIEEIREPIIRANILTPPDHVGSVITLCEEKRGSQIGIQYMGSQVQVSYELPMAEVVLDFFDRLKSVSRGYASLDYHFERFEAGPFVRVDILINGDKVDALSIIVHRMHADRRGRELTEKMKDLIPRQQFDVAIQAAIGSQIIARTTVKALRKNVLAKCYGGDISRKKKLLEKQKEGKKRMKQVGRVEIPQEAFLAVLNTGKD
- the lepB gene encoding signal peptidase I — encoded protein: MKWFEIGLVVLTLATGIIWLLDRLVFAKRRAARAGLLEEKEPVVVDYARAFFPILAVVLVLRSFVAEPFRIPSSSMMPTLLIGDFILVNKFSYGLRLPITNKKVVSIGEPQRGDVVVFRPPQYPDQDWIKRVIGVPGDTVRYEDNTVYVNGEPFQYVPAGRYEGRGRGQEMSGALLFDELIPGRERAHQVLETQLPIRDPAEGEWTVPEGHYFVMGDNRDRSDDSRFWGTLPESQLRGKAFLVWMNWDGSAGGVGFDRIGKRIP